The Candidatus Acetothermia bacterium genome includes the window CGTGCGTCGCCTGCGGGTGCGGAGGGCTCTCCACAACCTACGGGACCGTCACTGTGCCAACACCGTAAGGGAGCGCAAAATGGCCGATCGTTGCGGGGCGGGCTCAGACCCGCCCCGTTCTCTTGGGAAGAGGTTCCGTAGCGTCGCACCTTGTGTGCGACGAACGCGCGTGGTTCCGTAGCGCCGGACCCCGTGTCCGACGCGAGATCGCCGGGGACGGACGGCGTCGGGGATGAACCCCGACGCTACGAGACCTGGGAGACCGTCGAGGGCAGAACCACGCCGCGTCGCGGCCGCAGCATCACAGGAACGGCAACGCGGCCCGGGCCGCGATCCGGCCGGCCTCCACCGCCTCGGGGAGCCGGTTGAAGTCGAGGACGCCGATCGGGTCCACATCAGGATGGATCACCACCAGCCGCTCCCCCAGCCGCTCCCGGACCCGGGCCAGCTTCACATCCCGCAGCTCCTGGGCAGTGATGTCGTACGCCCGGAGCGCCATGTCCACCAGCGTCCGCGGGACCTCCCCGAGCGGGGCGGACACGTCCACCGCCAACACCACCTCCGCCCCGAAGTCGGCCACCACGTCCACCGGTAGGTTGTTCACCACGCCCCCATCGATCAGGTACCGCCCCCGCCACCGCACCGGGCCAAACACCCCGGGCAGGGCGGCGCTCGCCGCCACCCCCAGGTACACCGGACCCCGGTCGATCCGGACCTCCTCCCCGGTGGCAAGATCCGCGGCCACGGCCACGAACGGGACCGGAAGGTCCTCGAACCGCTCACCCTTGCACAGGAGGCGCAGGAACTCGAGCATCCGCGTGAGCCGCGGCGAGGCCTCTGCCTGCCACGGCCGGCCTCGAATCCGCTCCCATAGGGCTTCGGCCACCGCCTGCTCCAGCACCCGCCGGTAGGAGTCGGGCACGCCGAAGATCTGGTACAGGTCGAGGTGCTCGAGGACCCGCGCCAGCCGGGCGAGATCTTGCCCCACCGCGTACATCGCCCCCACCACCGCCCCCATGCTCGTCCCGGCCACGACGCCCGGCTCAAGGCCGGCCTCAAGGAGCTCCATGAGCACCCCGGCATGGGCGAACCCCCGCGCCCCCCCACCGCCCAACGCAATCCCCAGCTCGGCCATCCTGGGATCATCCTAACCCACGGGAAGCGGGGATGACCAACGGCAACGTCGCCCATAAACGGCGACGCTACACCTTTGGAAACAGTGCCCGGTCGGGTGGCGACCGCGCCCGCACCGGGGACAATCCCGGCATGGCGGACAGGACGCGCGATCGCCTGCTTGAGCTCTACCAGACCCTCCTCGCCGCCTACGGCCCGCAGGGATGGTGGCCGGGGGAGGGTCCGTTCGAGGTCGTGGTAGGGGCGGTCCTCACCCAGGCCACGTCATGGCGCAACGTGGAACAGGCCCTCACCAACCTCAAGGCCGCCGGCGCCCTGTCCCCACAAGCAATGGCCAGCCTCCCCCCAGACGAACTCGCCGCCCTCCTCCGCCCGGCCGGGTTCTTCCGCCAAAAGGCCCGCCGCCTCGCCGGGTTGGTCGCCTGGATCGAGGGAACCGGTGGGCTCCCATCCGTCCTCCGCCTCCCCACCGCGGAGCTGCGCGCTTCACTCCTCGCCGTGCCCGGGATCGGCCCGGAGACGGCCGACTCCATCCTCCTCTACGCCGCCGGCCGCCCCGTGTTCGTGGTGGACGCCTACACCCGCCGCATCCTCCACCGCCTGGGGTTCCTCCCCCAAGAACATGCCCCCTACCCCGAGGTCGCCCGCCTGTTCACCGATCACCTGCCCCTGGACCCCGGGCTGTACGGCGAATACCACGCCCTCTTCGTCCGCCACGGGAAGGAACGGTGTCGGAAACGCCCCCGCTGCCCGGACTGCCCCGTGGCCGCGCAGTGCCCCTTCCCCTCTCCGGACAGCCCGCAGGGGACGAAACCCTAAAAAAACATGGGGGCGGGTTGCCCCGCCCCCGCATGCGCTTCAGTAGAGGTCATCCCTTTGGTCGTATCCGACCTCCTCGAGTTCGAGGGGGTCTTCTTCGATGACCTCGAGGATCGCCCCACACTCCGGACAAGTTATGCGCTTGCCGTAAACCGCATCCGCCTTTCCCAGACGGATGTCCGCATCACAAACCGGGCAGTTGCCACTCGGCATAGTTCACCTCGCATTCGCCTTGTCCCCGCTCCGGGACAAGGCGGGCTTGGCTCACCGGCCTACTTGGGCTTCCCCGGCTGCTTGGGCTTCGGGGACTTCCTCTCCTTTTCCTGAAGCAGCACGCTCCACCACCTCCTCGTCGCCGTCCCAGTTGGAACGACCGGGCGGAGCATAGGTCCCGTCAACGTAAAAGTCAATTCCCGTCGGCGGGACATTTGTCCCATCCTGTGGGCGCAGGCGGATATGATAAAACGCAAATGGCATGGGATAGAATACTCGCCATGGTCTACCTCTTGTTAGCGCTGGCTGGTTGCGGTGTGGGCGGAGTGGCCTCGATGCTGGGGATCGGCGGGGGGCTGTTCATGGTGCCCCTGCTTCTCCTCGCCGGGCTCGTCCCGACGTCCCAGGAGGCGGTGGGGACAAGCATCGCCGCGGTGATGGTGACTGGGCTGTCGAGCACGGCCGCCTACCGCCGGAAACAGGTGACGAACTGGAAGGTGGGCCTGGCGATCATCCCCGGGGCGATGGCCGGCGGCTGGCTGGGGGCGTACGCGAGCCAGTGGCTGGCCTCGGGGTGGTTGGCGATGGCGTTCGGGTTGTTCCTCCTCTACCCGGCAGGGGTGCTGCTCCTCGGCCGCCAGCCCAAGGACCTGTTCTCCGGCCGGGGGCGAACGGCGGTGGGAGCGGTGGCCGTCCTGGCCGTGGGCCTGCTCGCGGGGACGGCGAGCGGTCTCTTTGGCATCGGGGGCGGGGTGATCATGGTCCCGGCCCTGACCCTGCTCGGCCTGGACATCGTCCCGGCGGTGGCCACGAGCCTGTTCGTGATGATCCCGTCCGCGGCCCTGGCCACTGTCCAGCACGCGCTGGCCGGGCACACCCACTGGGACCTGGCCCTGCCCCTCGTCGCGGGGATCGTCGTCGGAACCCAGTTCGGCCCCGCGCTCTCCACGCGCATGCCCGCGGTCTGGCTCAGGCGCCTGTTCGCGCTCCTGCTCCTGTACACCGCGGCCAACATGATCCGCCAGGGCCTCGGTTAGCCGGTCACCCGCAGGGCGTCGAGCACGATCCGCACCACCATCAGCACCCACCCCACCCCGACCAGGATCCAGATCACCTTGCGCGCCGCCTCCACGATGCCGAACAGGAGGAGAATGCCGGTGAGCAAGCCGAGATAGCCCAGGGGGACGCCGAGATCCGCGCCCACCTCACGCCCGGCGGGCAGGATCAGGTTGACGAGGCGGACGAGGGCACCCCCCAGGAGCTCGGCCGCCGATTGGATGAACGAGAGGAGCTTGTCCCCTACGTTCTCCGCTGTGGTCGGCTGCGCAAGCGCTGCCCACCCCCACACCGCAACCATGCCCAGCACCAGCCACCGTGCCATCGTGACCTCCTTCGCCCTCACGGATAAACCATGATAAGCCGCACGCGCGGGAAACAAAAAGCGCCGGGGCTTGCCCGACGCAGGCATGGGATGTGGACAAAACGTCAGTCCTTGTCCTCCGCCTCCTCCACCGCATCCTCGATCTTCTCCAGGAGGTCGGAGATCCGCTCCAGGGCTGACTCCAGCTCCTCGCGCACGTGCGCGACCTCGGAGAGAAGCGGCTTCACCTTGTCGATGAGCTCTTTCTTCGTGACGTAGGCCATGGAACACCTCCTTTGCCCGGATTGTATGGGACAGATGGCGTCGGGGACAAGCTGCGCCGCTACGGAATGGGAAACGTAGCGTCGGGGTTTATCCCCGACGGGCTCACCGGATCCGGGCGAGGACGAGGGGGCGGGGGGCGGGCCTTGCGGGCCCGATCGTGTACGCCGCGGCCACGAGGGCCGCCGCCTCCCGGGCCCGGTCCGGTCGGCCCACGTGGAGCCGGGCCAGGGCGTCCCCGGCCCGCACCTCGTCCCCCACCTTGGCCAGGAGCTCCACCCCCGCCCCCGGGTCCACGGCCTGGCCCTTCACCTCCCGCCCCGCCCCGAGGAGCCCGCACGCGAGGCCGATCGGGTGGGCGCGGAGGCCCGTCACGTACCCGGAGGCCGGGGCCCGGACCTCCACCACCTCCCGGGCCCTGGGCAGCCGCGCGGGGTCCTCGACCGCCCCCACGTCCCCCCCTTGGGCAGCCACGAGCTCCCGGAACTTCGCCCACGCCCTCCCGGCCGCGATCAGCCCGGCCAGCCGCGCCTGCGCCGCCTCGGGATCCTCGGCCTCCCCAGCCAGCACCAGGAGCTCCGCCCCCAGGGCGAGGGTCACCTCCCGCAGGTCCGCCGGGCCCCCGCCCCGCAGGACCTCGATCGCCTGCTTGACCTCCAGGGCGTTCCCCGCGGCCCGGCCCAAAGGCTCGTCCATCGCCGTGATCAGGGCGGCGAACTTCTTCCCAAGCCTATTCCCCACCCGCACGAGCGTCTCCGCAAGCCGCCGGGCGTCCTCCTCCGTGCGCATGAACGCCCCGTCGCCGCACTTCACGTCCAGCACGATCGCGTCCGCCCCCCCGGCGAGCTTCTTGGACAGGACCGAACTGGCGATCAAGGGCAGGGAGGGCACGGTCCCGGTCACGTCCCGGAGCTCGTAGAGCATCCGGTCGGCGGGGACCACGTCCGCGGTGTGGTCGGCAACCACCGCCCCGATCCGCGCCGCCTGGGCGCGGATCTCCTCCGAGGAAAGCTCGGTGCGGAACCCGGGGATCGCCTCGAGCTTGTCGATCGTCCCCCCCGTGTGCCCCAGCGCCCGCCCGGAGAGCTTGGCCACCACGAGCCCCGCCGCGGCCAGCAGGGGGACGAGGACGAGGGTCACCGTGTCCCCCACCCCGCCCGTGGAGTGCTTGTCGGCCTTGACCCCCGGGACGCCGGACAGGTCAATCCGCTCCCCGCTTTCGGCCATGGCGGCGGTGAGGGCCACCGTCTCCTCCTCGCTCATCCCCCGGAAGTACACGGCCATGAGGAACGCCGCCATCTGGTAGTCGGGGACCCCCCCCGCCACGTACCCCCTCACGAGCCAGCGGATCTCCTCCGGGGAGAGCTCCCCCCCGTCCCGCTTCTTCTCGATCAGGTCCACCGCCCGCATCGCCCCGGATCCTACTCCACACCGGGCTGCCCGGTCACCAGCCCTGCCTGCGCCGCCCAGTGGGGGAAGAGCGGGTCGGCCAACGTCCAGTCGCCGTTCCTCCTCTCCACGAGGCCCTCCCGCCGGAGGGCCTCCAGCGCGCGCTGGACGTGGGATGGGCTCTTCAGCCGGAAGCGGGCCACCGTGTCCGCGGCGAAGGGGGACGCTCCCGGGCCGAGTTCCACCAGGGCCAGCAGGCACCGGCGCTGGTGGAGCGTCAGCCGCTCCCACAGGCGCCGGTAGTAGGCGTCGTGCCAGCCCACCACGGAGGCCAGGGCTTGGGCGAGGTCCGCGTCCCTGATCGGCCCGCCTCGGCCCCGCCCCTGGTCCCACAGCTCGTGGGCCACGGTCTGCACAAAATAGGGGTGGTCGTCCACCTGCCGGCACAGCTCGGCCGCTACATGGGGGGAGATGTCCATCTCCCCTTGGCGAAAGCCGTCGACGATGAACGCGACGAAGTCCTGCCGCGGGATCTTGCCCAGGCGGAGCGGCCGGCCGAGGCGGAAGAACGGGGATCGTTCGGCCGCAAACAGCTCCTCCATCATCGCGGTCTGGCTCCCGGCGAACACGTAGCTCACCCGGTCGTGCCCCTGAAACGCGGCCCGCAGCGCCCGCACAAGTCCCTCTCCGCCCAGCTCCATCACCGCCGGGAACTCGTCGAACGCCACCGCCAAGCGCACCCCGAGCTCCTCTCCCACCCGCTGGGGCAGGTCCAACGCCTCGGCCAGGGTCGCCGGCTCGGCCAGACGCGGCGCATAGCCGAGCTCCACTTGGACCCGGCCTGCCGAGTCGAGGACGAGCCGGGGTTGGAGACGCGAGAGGAAGGTGCGCCCCCACCGCCGCACCCGCTCCAGAGGGGACGCCGTCCCCTCCACCACCGCCGCGAGCAGAAGCTCGACGAAATCCTGAAGCGACAGCGCGCGGGAAACGTCAAGGTACACCGACCGCTCGCCGGTGGGCAGGCGCCGAAACGCCTCCCGAACCAGGGAGGTCTTCCCGTACCGCCGCGGGGAGTACAGGAACACGTGCTCCCCGCTCCGGAACGCGTCGTGGAGGGCTTGGATCTCCCCGCGGCGGTCCACAAACCGCTCCCCGGTCACCACCCCGCTGTAGCGAAACGGGTTGTCCACGGACCGATTATACAGGCCTGTGTAACACACGGTTGTATAACGGCGGTGTGCCGTCCGGGACTTGAGGCTGTCCCTCACGCGAGCTTGGCCCGCAGGCGAGCGGAGAGGTAGTCGATCGCCCACACGAGGACCACGATGAGGATCATCACCATCCCCGCCTGGCGGTACTGCACGCCCCAGATGTAGTTGATGAGGCGCTGGCCGATCCCCCCGCCCCCCACCAGGCCCACCACGGTCGCCATGCGGATGTTGATGTCCCACCGGTACAGGGTGAAGCTGATGTAGGGGTTCACGATCTGGGGCACGACCGCGTACCGCAGCACGGACAGGGGCCCGGCCCCGGTGGCGGTGACGGCCTCGATCGGCCCCTGGTCGATCGCCTCCAGGCGCTCGGCGTAGAGCTTCACGAGGTCCGCGATGGAGTGCACCCACAGGGCGAGGATCCCCGCGAACGGGGACCGCAGCGCGGTGACCCACACGAGGAAGATGATCGCCCAGATCACGGGTTCGATGGACCGGGCGATGCTCATCGCCCCGCGGATGACGGTGTAGATCGGGCGCCCAATGGGCCCCCGCATGAGGTTGCGGGCGGCGAGGAACGAGAGCGGGACCGCCACCACGACCGCGAACACGGTCGCCAGCACGGCCATGAACACGGTGACGATCATGTCCCGGCCGGCGTCGAGGAGGATCGACGTGTCGGGCCGGACCAACGCGTACCAGAAGTCCACGGCCTGGCCGGCCTGGGTGAACAGGCGCCGGAGGGAGTCCCACGTCAGGGTCACCCCGAGCCCGGCGAGGAGGGTGACGGCGAGGAGCGCGGCCACGAACAGCCCGGCCGAGGTGCGGTACCAGGGGACGGGGGCCCCCGATGGCCGCTCCCGCTCCAGGGCCAGGCCCGACAGCCGCTCGTGGAGCGGGGGGGAGAACAGGAACCCGACCCCTGTCAGGCCGACGAGGTGCCAGAGGAGAACGTAGAGGAAACGCTTGTCCAGGGTCGCCTCCCCCGCCTGGGGGCGGAGCTGCCGACCCAGGGCCTTCTGGCCCCACGATCGGCCGAACCCTTCCCACACGCCCGCGCCCACCCCCACCCCGAACACCCACCACGGGACGAGGGCGTACGCCGTGGTCCCCAGCACGTACCAGGCGTAGGCGTAGGTGACGAGGATCCACAGCGTCGCCAGCCCCGCGGCGTCCAGGAGGAACACGGAGAGGTGCCTCCAGGCGGCCTCGGCCCGGCGGCCCACGGCGTCGGTGAGCCCCCGCCGCGTCGCCCACGCCGGCTGGGGGGACACGAACCCATCCGGGTAGCCCGTCATGCGATCCGCTCCCGGAGCCGACCGGAGATGTAGTCCATCGCCCACACCACGGCCACGATGACCATCACCACCGCCCCCACCTTGGGCCAGTCACCCTGGTTCTTGTAGTAGAACAGCATGTCCCCGATCCCGCCCCCGCCCACGAGGGCGATCACCGTGGACATGCGCACGTTGATGTCCCACCGGTAGAGGGTGAACGCCCAGAAGCTGGGGAGGACCTGGGGGATCACGGCGTGGCGCACCACCTGGACCCGGCTGCCGCCGGCGGCCCACACCGCCTCCAGCGGCCCGGGGGACACCCCCTCCACCTGCTCGGAGTACAGCTTCCCCAGCGCGGCCACGGTGTGCACGGTGAGGGCCAGGATCCCCGCCAGCACCGTCCCGTACCCGACCCAGATCGCAAAAATGGACGCCCAGATGATCGTCTCGATGGACCGGAAGATGTTGAAGAACCCACGGACCACCCCGTAGGTGGCCCACCCCACGGGGCTGAACCCCATCACGTTCCGCGCCCCCAAGAACGACAGGGGGAACGCCACGGCCGCGCCGAGGACCGTGGCCACAAGGGCCATGAACACCGTGACCACGGTCAGGTCCAGGATCGAGTAGCGCAGGGCCCGCAGCTCGAACACGGGGTCCGGGGCCGTGAAGTACCGGAAGTCCGGCCGGAGCATGTCCCGCCAGATCCGGCCGGCCTGGGAGGCACGTCGCACCAAGACCTGCACGTTGATCCCCACGATGAGCCATCCCACCCACAGGGTGAGGAGGCCGAGGATGAGGGACACCACGCCCCACTGGGTGAGGAGGGCCCGGCGGCCGGGGCGCTCCGGGTCCGGGAGTGTGGGCTGCGGGGCCAGGCCCAGCCGGTCGTGGAGGGGCGCCTCCCCCCGGAGGAGCCACACCGGGGAGGCGAGGACGGACAGGTGCCACAGCGCGGCCCGCGCCACCCGGGCCCCGAGGCCGATCCGGCCCCCGTCCGGGCGGACCAGGGCCACCCCGATCGCCCGCTGCCCCACGCTCCGCCCCAGCGACCGGGTCCACACCGCGAGCTCAAGCGTGGCCACAATCACCACCGGCCAGCCCCACGGGGGCAGGGTGAGCGTGCCCCACCAGTCGACGTGCACCGTGTACCAGTAGTAGTTGAGGAGGTACATGACGCAGTACGCCACGTACCCCCACACGGCCCAGTCCAGGAGGAACGAGAGGCCCCGCCGCGCCGGGGGCACCGCCCGGCCCCGCGGAGCTCCCACCTCACCCGGCTTGGCGGTCACCGCACCTCGACTTCCTCGGCGTCCTCGCCGTAGATCTCCTTGAACTTCGCGTTGTCGATGGCCCCGGGCGGCCC containing:
- a CDS encoding sulfite exporter TauE/SafE family protein; protein product: MVYLLLALAGCGVGGVASMLGIGGGLFMVPLLLLAGLVPTSQEAVGTSIAAVMVTGLSSTAAYRRKQVTNWKVGLAIIPGAMAGGWLGAYASQWLASGWLAMAFGLFLLYPAGVLLLGRQPKDLFSGRGRTAVGAVAVLAVGLLAGTASGLFGIGGGVIMVPALTLLGLDIVPAVATSLFVMIPSAALATVQHALAGHTHWDLALPLVAGIVVGTQFGPALSTRMPAVWLRRLFALLLLYTAANMIRQGLG
- the phnE gene encoding phosphonate ABC transporter, permease protein PhnE, with amino-acid sequence MTGYPDGFVSPQPAWATRRGLTDAVGRRAEAAWRHLSVFLLDAAGLATLWILVTYAYAWYVLGTTAYALVPWWVFGVGVGAGVWEGFGRSWGQKALGRQLRPQAGEATLDKRFLYVLLWHLVGLTGVGFLFSPPLHERLSGLALERERPSGAPVPWYRTSAGLFVAALLAVTLLAGLGVTLTWDSLRRLFTQAGQAVDFWYALVRPDTSILLDAGRDMIVTVFMAVLATVFAVVVAVPLSFLAARNLMRGPIGRPIYTVIRGAMSIARSIEPVIWAIIFLVWVTALRSPFAGILALWVHSIADLVKLYAERLEAIDQGPIEAVTATGAGPLSVLRYAVVPQIVNPYISFTLYRWDINIRMATVVGLVGGGGIGQRLINYIWGVQYRQAGMVMILIVVLVWAIDYLSARLRAKLA
- the phnE gene encoding phosphonate ABC transporter, permease protein PhnE, which gives rise to MGAPRGRAVPPARRGLSFLLDWAVWGYVAYCVMYLLNYYWYTVHVDWWGTLTLPPWGWPVVIVATLELAVWTRSLGRSVGQRAIGVALVRPDGGRIGLGARVARAALWHLSVLASPVWLLRGEAPLHDRLGLAPQPTLPDPERPGRRALLTQWGVVSLILGLLTLWVGWLIVGINVQVLVRRASQAGRIWRDMLRPDFRYFTAPDPVFELRALRYSILDLTVVTVFMALVATVLGAAVAFPLSFLGARNVMGFSPVGWATYGVVRGFFNIFRSIETIIWASIFAIWVGYGTVLAGILALTVHTVAALGKLYSEQVEGVSPGPLEAVWAAGGSRVQVVRHAVIPQVLPSFWAFTLYRWDINVRMSTVIALVGGGGIGDMLFYYKNQGDWPKVGAVVMVIVAVVWAMDYISGRLRERIA
- a CDS encoding thymidine phosphorylase, which produces MRAVDLIEKKRDGGELSPEEIRWLVRGYVAGGVPDYQMAAFLMAVYFRGMSEEETVALTAAMAESGERIDLSGVPGVKADKHSTGGVGDTVTLVLVPLLAAAGLVVAKLSGRALGHTGGTIDKLEAIPGFRTELSSEEIRAQAARIGAVVADHTADVVPADRMLYELRDVTGTVPSLPLIASSVLSKKLAGGADAIVLDVKCGDGAFMRTEEDARRLAETLVRVGNRLGKKFAALITAMDEPLGRAAGNALEVKQAIEVLRGGGPADLREVTLALGAELLVLAGEAEDPEAAQARLAGLIAAGRAWAKFRELVAAQGGDVGAVEDPARLPRAREVVEVRAPASGYVTGLRAHPIGLACGLLGAGREVKGQAVDPGAGVELLAKVGDEVRAGDALARLHVGRPDRAREAAALVAAAYTIGPARPAPRPLVLARIR
- a CDS encoding endonuclease III domain-containing protein, with amino-acid sequence MADRTRDRLLELYQTLLAAYGPQGWWPGEGPFEVVVGAVLTQATSWRNVEQALTNLKAAGALSPQAMASLPPDELAALLRPAGFFRQKARRLAGLVAWIEGTGGLPSVLRLPTAELRASLLAVPGIGPETADSILLYAAGRPVFVVDAYTRRILHRLGFLPQEHAPYPEVARLFTDHLPLDPGLYGEYHALFVRHGKERCRKRPRCPDCPVAAQCPFPSPDSPQGTKP
- a CDS encoding patatin-like phospholipase family protein encodes the protein MAELGIALGGGGARGFAHAGVLMELLEAGLEPGVVAGTSMGAVVGAMYAVGQDLARLARVLEHLDLYQIFGVPDSYRRVLEQAVAEALWERIRGRPWQAEASPRLTRMLEFLRLLCKGERFEDLPVPFVAVAADLATGEEVRIDRGPVYLGVAASAALPGVFGPVRWRGRYLIDGGVVNNLPVDVVADFGAEVVLAVDVSAPLGEVPRTLVDMALRAYDITAQELRDVKLARVRERLGERLVVIHPDVDPIGVLDFNRLPEAVEAGRIAARAALPFL
- a CDS encoding lysine biosynthesis protein LysW — translated: MPSGNCPVCDADIRLGKADAVYGKRITCPECGAILEVIEEDPLELEEVGYDQRDDLY